A single window of Sporosarcina sp. FSL W7-1349 DNA harbors:
- a CDS encoding ABC transporter ATP-binding protein — protein sequence MEQQKAPLVASVLFVVISTLLGLLAPYLIGKIIDDYIIPKDIPGTFKLLVLLLSIYLATALFTWLQTFMMVRVSLRTTRNLRQDLVDKFETLSLRFFDNRRHGDLMSRGTNDIESLNHALSQSVVQIISSVLMLSGVVIAMFSLNWVLAIVTLLVIPVFILATKKVIQHSSSAFIKRQRDLGDLNGFIEESISGNEEIALFGQEEKMNEQFKEVNQRLRQSAYTADAVSGFLGPINNFINNIGLCLIIAIGAIMTVYGYASVGIIAAFVTYSRQVFRPIGQLSNLLNTFQSAVAGAERVFEVMDEKPEIEDKKDAIVVDSLTGHIEFSNVNFEYENGKSILKKINFTVQPGEKIALVGPTGSGKTTIINLLMRFYDVTSGNILVDGHNIRDYQVSGLRKKIGIVLQDTYLFTGTILDNIRYGRLDATDEEVMAAAKMASAHHFIKHLPKGYETAVTAEGSNLSQGQRQLIAIARAILADSDMLILDEATSSIDTNTEIEIQKGINRLMEGRTSFVIAHRLKTIENVDRIFVIHQGEILESGTHRELLEKKGFYFDMYESQFNLRSIATGRGANI from the coding sequence ATTATTGGGACTTCTTGCTCCGTATTTAATCGGAAAAATTATTGATGATTACATCATACCGAAGGATATCCCAGGGACGTTCAAATTACTAGTCCTGCTCTTATCCATCTATTTGGCAACTGCATTATTTACATGGCTTCAAACGTTTATGATGGTTCGGGTATCGCTTCGGACAACCCGGAATTTACGGCAAGATTTAGTCGATAAATTCGAAACATTGTCTTTGCGGTTCTTTGATAATCGCAGACATGGAGATTTAATGAGCAGGGGAACGAACGACATTGAAAGTTTGAATCATGCGTTAAGCCAAAGCGTCGTCCAAATTATTTCATCTGTCCTCATGCTCTCTGGAGTCGTCATTGCGATGTTTTCGCTCAATTGGGTATTGGCCATAGTAACACTCCTCGTCATTCCGGTTTTCATTCTTGCGACGAAAAAAGTGATTCAGCATAGCAGCAGTGCGTTCATAAAAAGGCAGAGAGATTTGGGGGATTTAAACGGATTTATCGAGGAATCCATTTCAGGGAATGAAGAAATTGCTTTGTTTGGGCAAGAGGAAAAAATGAACGAGCAATTCAAAGAAGTGAACCAGCGGCTGCGGCAATCCGCGTATACGGCAGATGCTGTGTCGGGGTTTTTAGGTCCGATCAATAACTTCATAAACAATATTGGGCTCTGTCTTATCATTGCAATTGGCGCGATCATGACGGTTTACGGATATGCTTCTGTTGGGATTATCGCGGCTTTTGTAACCTACTCGCGCCAAGTATTCCGCCCCATCGGTCAGCTTTCCAATCTGCTGAACACCTTTCAATCAGCGGTGGCGGGAGCGGAACGCGTCTTTGAGGTGATGGATGAGAAACCGGAAATAGAAGATAAAAAAGACGCCATCGTTGTGGATTCATTAACAGGCCATATTGAATTTTCCAATGTGAATTTTGAATATGAAAACGGGAAAAGCATCTTGAAAAAGATTAATTTTACCGTTCAACCAGGAGAGAAAATTGCACTTGTTGGACCGACGGGATCGGGAAAAACGACGATTATAAATTTACTAATGAGGTTTTATGACGTAACATCAGGAAACATACTGGTAGATGGCCATAATATACGTGATTATCAAGTAAGCGGATTGCGCAAGAAAATCGGAATCGTGCTGCAAGATACGTATTTGTTTACAGGAACGATTCTGGATAATATCCGCTACGGCCGTTTAGACGCGACGGACGAAGAAGTGATGGCCGCTGCGAAAATGGCTTCCGCGCATCACTTCATCAAGCATCTACCGAAAGGGTATGAAACAGCTGTTACAGCGGAAGGGTCTAATCTAAGTCAAGGGCAACGGCAGCTAATCGCAATCGCCCGGGCGATTTTGGCGGATTCTGATATGTTGATCCTCGATGAGGCAACATCAAGCATTGATACAAATACGGAAATCGAAATTCAAAAAGGCATCAACCGATTAATGGAAGGGCGAACAAGCTTTGTCATTGCCCACCGGTTGAAGACCATCGAAAATGTAGATCGCATTTTCGTGATCCATCAAGGAGAAATCCTGGAGTCGGGAACACATCGTGAGCTTTTAGAGAAGAAAGGGTTTTATTTTGACATGTATGAAAGCCAGTTTAACTTGCGGAGCATAGCTACGGGCAGGGGCGCAAACATTTGA
- a CDS encoding LamB/YcsF family protein produces the protein MYRVDLNCDLGESFGRYQLGEQKDILQYITSANVACGFHAGDPTVMRETVKLAIDNGVKIGAHPGLPDLNGFGRRDMNITPQEGYDMVVYQIGALQGVLATFKETMQHVKPHGALYNMAARDRNLAEAIAQAVYDVDPSLVLFGLASSELTKAGEKIGLRTAHEVFADRTYQSDGSLTSRLQGDALITDTEKAAAQVVRMVTEGKVTSQQGTEVALQADTICIHGDGAHALDFAKYVKNQLEKNSIQVAAF, from the coding sequence ATGTATCGTGTTGATTTGAACTGTGATTTGGGGGAAAGTTTTGGCCGTTATCAGCTAGGGGAGCAAAAGGATATTCTGCAATATATCACTTCGGCGAATGTTGCGTGCGGTTTCCACGCCGGTGATCCGACAGTCATGCGGGAAACGGTGAAGCTGGCAATCGACAACGGTGTGAAAATCGGGGCGCATCCCGGCTTGCCGGATCTGAACGGCTTCGGACGCCGGGATATGAACATCACGCCGCAGGAAGGGTACGACATGGTTGTCTACCAGATTGGTGCGCTGCAAGGAGTTTTGGCCACCTTTAAGGAAACGATGCAGCATGTGAAGCCGCATGGCGCGCTTTATAATATGGCGGCCCGCGATCGGAATCTCGCGGAAGCGATTGCACAGGCCGTGTATGATGTCGATCCATCGCTAGTCCTATTCGGCTTGGCCTCAAGCGAATTGACGAAAGCGGGGGAGAAGATCGGATTGCGCACCGCCCACGAAGTGTTTGCGGACCGGACGTACCAATCTGATGGCTCACTGACGTCACGATTGCAGGGGGATGCACTGATTACGGACACGGAGAAAGCAGCGGCGCAAGTCGTGCGGATGGTGACGGAAGGGAAAGTGACGTCCCAGCAAGGAACAGAAGTGGCATTGCAGGCAGATACAATCTGCATCCACGGAGACGGGGCGCATGCGCTTGATTTTGCAAAGTATGTAAAAAATCAATTAGAAAAGAACAGCATCCAGGTCGCTGCTTTTTGA
- a CDS encoding NRAMP family divalent metal transporter → MNEEQLKQNQGKPKAGRSVLLGAAFLMATSSIGPGFLTQTTVFTQQLAASFAFVILISLILDVFAQMNVWRIIAVSGLRGQEIANKVLPGLGVVLAILIVMGGLAFNIGNVAGAGLGLNAMLGIDPIRGAIISAAFAIFIFVFKEAGKMMDKVAQAAGFVMILLMLYVAFTTSPPIGEALVNTVMPSEISIFAIVTLVGGTVGGYITFAGGHRLLDAGVKGVESLPEVTKSSVTGILVTGIMRVALFLAVLGVVSQGLAIDPDNPPASVFQLAAGDIGYRMFGVIMWAAAITSVVGAAYTSVSFIRSFHPMIEKYHNWVIILFILLSTLTFAFVGRPVNVLILVGALNALILPLALGTLLVAAHKKDIVGSYKHPKWLTIPGIIVVLIMGVLGIITLFEQIPLLFK, encoded by the coding sequence ATGAACGAAGAACAATTGAAGCAGAACCAAGGGAAGCCGAAAGCGGGCCGGAGCGTCTTGCTCGGCGCCGCCTTCCTGATGGCGACCTCCTCAATCGGTCCTGGCTTTTTGACGCAGACGACCGTATTTACACAGCAATTGGCGGCCAGCTTTGCGTTCGTCATTTTAATTTCCCTAATATTGGATGTCTTTGCCCAGATGAACGTTTGGCGCATCATAGCGGTATCCGGGTTACGCGGGCAAGAAATCGCGAATAAAGTATTGCCGGGGCTCGGCGTCGTGCTGGCTATCCTCATTGTTATGGGGGGACTGGCGTTCAACATCGGTAACGTCGCAGGAGCGGGGCTCGGTTTGAATGCGATGCTCGGCATCGATCCAATTAGAGGGGCAATCATTAGTGCCGCTTTTGCCATTTTTATATTCGTCTTCAAAGAGGCAGGGAAAATGATGGATAAAGTGGCCCAGGCTGCTGGGTTCGTCATGATCCTTCTCATGTTGTATGTCGCATTTACAACTTCTCCACCGATTGGGGAAGCGCTGGTTAATACAGTTATGCCATCTGAAATCAGTATTTTTGCAATCGTAACGCTAGTCGGTGGAACGGTCGGCGGGTACATTACCTTCGCTGGCGGACACCGCCTTTTGGATGCGGGCGTAAAAGGGGTCGAATCCTTGCCCGAAGTGACAAAAAGTTCAGTTACAGGAATTTTGGTGACAGGCATCATGCGGGTGGCGTTGTTCCTTGCGGTGCTCGGCGTCGTGTCCCAAGGACTTGCCATCGACCCGGACAACCCGCCGGCTTCGGTCTTCCAGTTGGCGGCAGGCGATATTGGGTATCGGATGTTCGGTGTCATCATGTGGGCGGCGGCCATCACATCGGTCGTCGGAGCGGCGTACACGTCAGTGTCGTTCATCCGTTCATTCCACCCGATGATTGAGAAATACCATAACTGGGTTATCATTTTATTCATCTTGCTTTCGACATTGACGTTCGCATTCGTCGGTCGGCCGGTCAATGTCCTGATCTTGGTTGGTGCATTGAATGCCCTAATCTTGCCGCTCGCCCTCGGAACATTGTTGGTCGCAGCGCATAAGAAAGATATCGTCGGTTCCTATAAACACCCGAAGTGGTTGACGATCCCTGGAATCATCGTCGTGCTCATCATGGGCGTGTTGGGAATCATTACATTGTTTGAACAAATACCATTGCTGTTTAAATAA
- a CDS encoding putative hydro-lyase yields the protein MGTYENMAPSEVRELIRKQVITSPTAGMSKGYTQANLAILKKEHAFDFLLFCQRNPKSCPLLDVTEPGSFRPSKIADGASLLTDIPKYRIYKDGVFTEEVTDITEYWEDDMVGFLIGCSFTFETPLLEAGIPVRHIEENCNVPMYKTNIPSEKAGVFEGPTVVSMRPMSPEDAIRAVQITTRFPSVHGAPLHIGDPSQIGITDITKPDFGDAVPIKEGEVPVFWACGATPQAVAMESKPSIMITHAPGHMFISDVRDESLAVL from the coding sequence ATGGGAACATATGAAAATATGGCTCCGAGCGAAGTGCGGGAGCTAATTCGTAAACAAGTGATCACGAGTCCGACTGCAGGTATGTCGAAAGGCTACACCCAGGCGAACCTCGCCATTTTGAAAAAAGAGCATGCGTTTGACTTCCTGTTGTTCTGTCAGCGGAATCCAAAGTCCTGCCCTCTATTGGACGTGACGGAGCCGGGCTCTTTCCGTCCGAGCAAGATTGCGGACGGGGCGAGCTTGCTGACGGACATTCCGAAATACCGGATTTACAAAGATGGGGTATTTACGGAGGAAGTGACGGACATCACCGAATATTGGGAAGACGATATGGTCGGTTTCCTGATTGGGTGCAGCTTCACATTTGAAACGCCATTGCTGGAAGCGGGCATCCCGGTCCGCCACATCGAGGAAAATTGCAATGTGCCGATGTATAAGACGAACATCCCAAGTGAAAAAGCAGGCGTGTTTGAAGGGCCGACCGTCGTCAGCATGCGGCCGATGTCACCGGAAGACGCCATCCGTGCCGTCCAGATCACGACTCGGTTTCCGTCGGTCCACGGGGCTCCGCTCCACATCGGCGATCCAAGCCAGATTGGGATAACGGACATCACAAAACCGGATTTCGGAGATGCCGTGCCAATCAAAGAAGGGGAAGTCCCGGTATTCTGGGCATGCGGCGCCACACCCCAAGCGGTCGCCATGGAAAGTAAACCGTCCATCATGATCACGCACGCTCCTGGTCATATGTTCATTAGCGACGTCCGCGACGAATCACTCGCCGTGTTGTAA
- a CDS encoding 5-oxoprolinase subunit C family protein — MTIQVLHPGALATIQDKGRYGYQQFGVIASGAMDPYSLRIANWLVGNPENEGALEVTMFGTSLQFERDTIVAITGADLTALLDSEPAPTWRPLLIRKGSILKFKAARQGSRAYVAVAGGFDVPAVMGSKSTYLKAGIGGFQGRALKKGDLLGIGTELTERNQEVYDRLSEIGGIAKWSVRHDGLLRFGKTARIRVVQGTEYDRYDAASKQALFNNSYTLTTDADRMGYRFTGPALSLEEQFELLSEGVTYGTVQIPSNGQPIILMADRQTTGGYPKIAQVITADLPTLAQLQPNSTIQFVEVTHEEAEQELLRHARMLEAVKIGIGLK, encoded by the coding sequence ATGACGATCCAAGTTCTGCACCCGGGTGCATTGGCAACGATCCAAGATAAAGGGAGATACGGTTACCAGCAATTCGGCGTCATCGCCAGTGGTGCAATGGATCCCTACTCGCTGCGGATTGCCAATTGGCTTGTCGGCAACCCGGAAAACGAAGGAGCACTCGAAGTGACGATGTTCGGGACGAGTCTGCAATTCGAAAGGGACACCATTGTCGCCATCACAGGAGCCGACCTAACCGCATTACTCGATAGCGAACCGGCCCCGACATGGCGTCCACTGCTGATCCGGAAAGGGTCGATTCTGAAATTCAAAGCGGCGCGGCAAGGAAGCCGTGCCTATGTAGCGGTAGCTGGAGGATTTGACGTGCCTGCAGTGATGGGAAGCAAAAGCACATACTTGAAAGCGGGCATCGGAGGATTTCAGGGAAGAGCTTTGAAAAAAGGAGATCTTCTTGGAATCGGCACAGAGCTAACCGAACGGAATCAAGAAGTGTACGACCGGCTCAGCGAAATTGGCGGGATCGCGAAATGGTCCGTGCGTCATGATGGATTGCTCCGGTTTGGCAAAACAGCGCGCATCCGAGTCGTCCAAGGGACCGAATACGACCGATACGATGCGGCTAGCAAGCAGGCTTTATTCAACAATTCGTATACGTTGACAACCGATGCGGACCGGATGGGATACCGGTTCACCGGCCCGGCCCTGTCGCTGGAAGAGCAGTTTGAGCTGCTGTCGGAAGGCGTCACATACGGCACCGTCCAAATCCCGTCGAACGGCCAGCCGATCATTCTCATGGCGGACCGCCAAACGACCGGCGGCTACCCCAAAATTGCCCAAGTCATCACCGCCGACTTGCCGACACTCGCCCAACTCCAACCGAACTCCACCATCCAGTTCGTGGAAGTGACTCACGAAGAAGCGGAACAGGAACTGCTCCGCCATGCTCGGATGTTGGAGGCTGTCAAAATCGGCATCGGGCTGAAATGA
- the pxpB gene encoding 5-oxoprolinase subunit PxpB, translating into MQKYPLIQPLGDSALFVQLGEGIAPTMHEKVKNLMHLLTEHPFEGWIECVPAYNNITVYYDPTRVLHSLSLGAGSSFQKVSAYIQKLMQQSEEQTADKGRTVTIPVLYGGEYGPDLAHVAEANGLTTDEVIQIHSGNEYLVYMIGFAPGFPFMGGMDERIATPRKESPRMAIHPGSVGIAGKQTGIYPLETPGGWQIIGRTPIDLFLPEQTPPTLLQAGDIIRFAPISPDEYKEMKEGKR; encoded by the coding sequence ATGCAAAAATATCCATTGATCCAGCCGTTGGGCGATTCAGCTTTGTTCGTCCAACTCGGCGAGGGCATCGCCCCAACTATGCATGAAAAAGTGAAAAACCTAATGCACCTCCTGACCGAACATCCCTTTGAAGGATGGATCGAATGCGTCCCGGCTTATAATAATATCACTGTCTATTATGACCCTACCCGGGTTCTCCATTCACTAAGCCTTGGGGCCGGCTCTTCATTCCAAAAGGTGAGCGCTTACATACAAAAATTGATGCAACAATCGGAGGAACAAACTGCCGACAAGGGACGGACCGTCACCATCCCCGTCCTATATGGCGGCGAATACGGCCCCGATCTGGCGCATGTCGCTGAGGCGAACGGCTTGACGACAGACGAAGTGATCCAAATCCATTCGGGGAATGAATATCTCGTCTATATGATCGGCTTCGCACCGGGATTTCCATTTATGGGCGGCATGGATGAACGGATCGCCACCCCACGGAAGGAATCGCCGCGCATGGCTATCCATCCGGGGTCGGTCGGGATTGCCGGCAAACAGACCGGCATCTATCCGCTCGAAACACCCGGCGGATGGCAAATTATCGGGCGCACGCCAATCGATCTGTTCTTGCCCGAACAGACACCCCCGACCCTCTTGCAAGCAGGAGATATTATCCGATTCGCTCCGATCTCCCCCGACGAATACAAAGAAATGAAGGAGGGGAAACGATGA